The following proteins are encoded in a genomic region of Synechococcus sp. CBW1002:
- a CDS encoding IS3 family transposase, which yields MIPSGDRGAIVALLQEGISRGLSAKAIADLFGLATRTLRRWGLMIRTQGFSCDQRKGASRHVMHRFSEEERQQVLSTVNDPRFADLTPGQIVAILAEEGVYVGSESTIYRIMRQEGLLNHRGRSRPPREPREPPVLEATGIHQVLAWDITLLPGPAKGQFYYLYMVMDVWSRRILGVEVHDRECGELAKHFFDRVCRDEGISSGSTTILHADNGAPMRSYTLAAKLAELGISLSFSRPRVSNDNAYVESWFRTMKYHQSYPVRRFRDLLSVRAWVDGFVDWYNAEHRHSGIKYVTPNQRHYGEADAICRVRQQTYEQARAQHPRRWARPPRDWAQPTVVRVNHPRPQDTVAA from the coding sequence TTGATTCCGTCTGGCGATCGCGGTGCGATCGTCGCGCTTCTACAGGAAGGCATCAGTCGTGGCCTTTCGGCCAAGGCCATTGCTGATCTTTTCGGCCTGGCGACACGCACGCTGAGGCGATGGGGCTTGATGATTCGGACCCAGGGATTCAGCTGCGATCAACGCAAGGGAGCGTCCAGGCATGTCATGCATCGTTTCAGCGAGGAGGAGCGCCAACAGGTGTTGTCCACTGTCAACGATCCACGCTTTGCCGATCTCACGCCTGGTCAGATCGTGGCGATCCTTGCCGAGGAGGGAGTCTACGTGGGATCGGAGTCAACGATTTACCGCATCATGCGCCAGGAAGGCCTGTTAAATCATCGCGGCAGGAGCCGCCCACCGCGGGAGCCAAGAGAGCCACCCGTGCTGGAGGCAACGGGCATCCATCAAGTGCTGGCCTGGGATATCACCCTGTTGCCGGGGCCTGCGAAGGGTCAATTCTACTACCTTTATATGGTGATGGATGTGTGGAGCCGGCGCATCCTTGGCGTTGAGGTGCACGATCGTGAATGCGGCGAACTGGCCAAGCACTTCTTTGATCGTGTCTGCCGTGATGAAGGGATCAGCTCGGGGTCGACCACGATCCTGCACGCCGATAACGGAGCACCCATGCGCTCCTACACCTTGGCCGCCAAGCTGGCCGAGCTCGGCATCTCCCTGTCATTCTCGCGGCCGCGGGTGAGCAATGACAACGCCTACGTTGAGTCATGGTTCCGAACCATGAAATATCACCAGAGCTATCCAGTGCGTCGTTTCCGGGATCTTCTCTCAGTGCGTGCCTGGGTCGATGGTTTTGTTGACTGGTACAACGCTGAGCATCGTCACAGCGGCATCAAGTATGTGACGCCCAATCAACGTCACTACGGAGAAGCTGACGCGATCTGCAGAGTCCGTCAGCAGACCTATGAGCAGGCGCGTGCGCAACATCCACGCCGCTGGGCCAGGCCACCTCGCGATTGGGCTCAGCCAACAGTCGTGCGGGTCAACCATCCCAGACCGCAGGACACTGTCGCTGCTTGA
- a CDS encoding phytanoyl-CoA dioxygenase family protein, which yields MKDAAASSEQEQGASAHSTRNLLPGLPLVDSPLFPTLRSKGAFGQYLAAAESLHNKGYAIVDLDEATIATFAEPICSSLKPCFDLAAWRHSTDHHSLRIQDAWKNEASVRHLALLPEILDLLETVYGRKPFAFQTLNFPVGTQQHFHSDAVHFHSEPAGFMCGVWIALEDIHSDSGPLEYFPCSHRLPYLQLRDIGKQVSDDLPATQEIFHAVWQAMVRSEGLQKLTFTPRRGQALIWAANLLHGGAAVRDRGLTRWSQVTHYFFENCLHYTPLHSDWPWGSIAWRRPLDAATGAIRPVTIPDWKDDALIARLADFTPENYLTVNPDVKAAGVNPWVHLLRHGLRERRSW from the coding sequence GTGAAGGATGCAGCGGCATCCTCAGAACAGGAGCAGGGGGCGTCAGCTCATTCCACCAGGAATCTCCTGCCGGGGCTGCCGCTGGTCGATTCACCGTTGTTCCCCACTCTCCGATCCAAGGGTGCGTTTGGCCAATATCTCGCTGCAGCGGAATCCCTTCACAACAAAGGATATGCCATTGTAGATCTTGATGAAGCCACGATTGCAACCTTTGCGGAACCTATCTGCAGCTCCCTGAAGCCATGCTTCGATCTTGCTGCTTGGCGCCACTCGACGGATCACCATTCCCTTCGCATCCAGGATGCCTGGAAGAACGAAGCCAGCGTGAGGCATCTGGCGCTTCTTCCTGAAATCCTCGATCTTCTGGAGACTGTCTATGGGCGCAAACCCTTTGCCTTTCAGACCCTCAATTTTCCAGTCGGAACTCAGCAGCACTTTCACAGTGATGCGGTCCACTTTCACAGTGAGCCAGCCGGATTCATGTGTGGAGTCTGGATTGCCTTGGAAGACATCCACTCCGATTCAGGCCCCTTGGAGTACTTCCCATGCAGTCACCGGCTTCCCTACCTCCAGCTTCGCGATATCGGCAAGCAGGTGTCGGACGACCTCCCAGCCACTCAGGAGATTTTCCATGCTGTCTGGCAGGCCATGGTCCGCAGTGAAGGACTGCAGAAGCTGACCTTCACGCCTCGGCGGGGTCAGGCGTTGATCTGGGCGGCCAATCTGTTGCACGGGGGGGCGGCCGTCAGGGATCGGGGCCTAACGCGATGGAGCCAGGTCACCCATTACTTCTTCGAAAACTGTCTTCACTACACGCCTCTGCACAGCGACTGGCCATGGGGCTCAATCGCCTGGCGCAGGCCCCTGGATGCGGCGACCGGTGCGATCAGACCAGTCACCATCCCCGACTGGAAAGACGATGCTCTGATCGCACGGTTGGCCGACTTCACTCCTGAGAACTATCTGACGGTCAATCCTGATGTGAAGGCAGCGGGGGTGAATCCCTGGGTCCACCTGCTTCGGCATGGATTGCGAGAAAGACGGTCCTGGTGA
- a CDS encoding siphovirus Gp157 family protein, which translates to MAVLTAPAAPLSPSLPQAAGPSCSLQRTGSLWQLGIEAQELTTAIGQLAEKLETDDDDARSHALAELEAALLAEEGNKQALAAKADATCWVIEHLRGQAAYRQQQAKRLTDLSRSDASRADALEESLVFVLTQLQPAATRFSFPNHELTSRKSSAVVIDDEQALDPAWLSFTTTSKPDKAAIKEALKAGQQITGAQLLSRRSWRIC; encoded by the coding sequence ATGGCTGTTCTCACTGCCCCCGCCGCTCCTCTCTCCCCATCTCTCCCCCAGGCCGCCGGGCCGTCCTGCTCCCTGCAGCGCACCGGTTCGCTCTGGCAGCTGGGCATTGAGGCCCAGGAGCTCACCACCGCCATCGGCCAGCTGGCCGAAAAGCTCGAAACCGATGACGACGACGCCCGATCTCATGCCCTCGCTGAGTTGGAGGCCGCCCTCCTTGCGGAAGAGGGCAACAAGCAGGCTCTCGCCGCCAAGGCCGATGCCACCTGCTGGGTGATCGAGCACCTCCGCGGCCAGGCCGCCTACCGGCAGCAGCAGGCAAAGCGGCTCACCGATCTCTCCCGCTCCGATGCCAGCCGGGCCGACGCGCTGGAGGAGTCGCTGGTGTTTGTCCTCACCCAGCTCCAGCCGGCAGCCACCCGCTTCTCGTTCCCGAATCACGAGCTCACCTCCCGCAAGTCCTCTGCCGTGGTGATTGACGACGAGCAGGCCCTCGATCCCGCCTGGTTGAGCTTCACCACCACCAGCAAGCCGGACAAGGCCGCCATCAAGGAGGCCCTCAAAGCTGGCCAGCAGATCACCGGTGCCCAGCTCCTCTCCCGCCGCTCCTGGCGCATCTGCTGA
- a CDS encoding sugar transferase, whose product MSLPSPLILVKRPSAHQLIRLQSRRSRVIKRSGDIVFSLAVLSLGAPVFLLLALLVRLTSRGPVFYVQQRVGRGYRSFGCIKFRTMRRDADRLLSALLAESPDLEEEYRNDFKLRKDPRITRLGKFLRRSSLDELPQFVNVLRGEMSVVGPRPIVEKELDRYADRMDEVLAVRPGLTGLWQVSGRNNLTYAKRVKLDVSYARHRSFWMDLRIILRTFSVILDPTDRGAY is encoded by the coding sequence CTGTCCCTGCCCTCCCCGCTCATACTGGTGAAGCGACCCTCCGCCCATCAGCTGATTCGCCTGCAGTCGAGGCGCTCGCGGGTGATCAAGCGCAGCGGCGACATCGTGTTTTCGCTGGCGGTGCTCAGCCTGGGTGCGCCGGTGTTCCTGCTGCTCGCCCTTCTGGTCAGGCTCACCTCCCGCGGGCCGGTGTTCTATGTGCAGCAGCGGGTGGGACGGGGCTATCGCAGCTTTGGCTGCATCAAGTTCCGCACGATGCGGCGCGATGCCGACAGGTTGCTCTCCGCCCTGCTGGCGGAATCGCCCGATCTGGAGGAGGAATACCGCAACGACTTCAAGCTGCGCAAGGATCCACGCATCACCCGCCTCGGCAAATTCCTGCGTCGCTCCAGCCTTGACGAGTTGCCCCAGTTCGTGAATGTGCTGCGCGGTGAGATGAGCGTGGTGGGTCCGCGGCCGATCGTGGAAAAGGAGCTGGATCGCTACGCCGACCGTATGGATGAAGTGTTGGCCGTGCGGCCCGGTCTGACCGGCCTATGGCAGGTCTCCGGCCGCAACAACCTCACCTATGCCAAGCGGGTCAAGTTGGATGTGTCCTACGCGCGGCACCGGAGTTTCTGGATGGACCTGCGCATCATCCTGCGCACCTTCAGTGTCATCCTCGACCCCACGGACCGCGGCGCTTACTGA
- a CDS encoding ATP-dependent Clp protease proteolytic subunit yields MPIGTPSVPYRLPGSQYERWVDIYTRLGVERILFLGSEVTDAVANALVAQMLYLDSDDNSKPIYLYINSPGGSVTAGLAIFDTMQYVKSDVVTICVGLAASMGAFLLAAGTKGKRLALPHSRIMIHQPLGGTSQRQASDIEIEAKEILRMKDMLNNSMAEMTGQPFEKIEKDTDRDYFLSAAEAKDYGLIDRVIAHPSEA; encoded by the coding sequence ATGCCCATCGGCACCCCCAGCGTTCCCTACCGCTTGCCCGGCAGCCAGTACGAGCGCTGGGTCGACATCTATACCCGCCTTGGGGTGGAGCGCATCCTGTTTCTTGGCTCCGAGGTGACCGATGCCGTGGCCAATGCCCTGGTGGCCCAGATGCTGTATCTGGATTCTGATGATAACTCCAAGCCGATTTATCTCTACATCAACTCTCCTGGTGGATCGGTGACCGCCGGCTTGGCGATCTTCGACACCATGCAGTATGTCAAGAGCGATGTGGTGACCATCTGTGTTGGCCTGGCGGCCAGCATGGGCGCTTTCCTGCTGGCCGCCGGCACGAAAGGCAAGCGGCTGGCGCTGCCCCACAGCCGGATCATGATTCACCAACCCCTCGGCGGCACCAGTCAGCGACAGGCCTCGGACATTGAGATCGAAGCCAAGGAGATCCTGCGCATGAAGGACATGCTGAACAACAGCATGGCTGAGATGACGGGCCAACCCTTTGAGAAGATCGAGAAGGACACCGATCGAGATTATTTCCTCAGCGCCGCTGAGGCCAAGGATTATGGACTGATTGATCGTGTGATTGCCCACCCGAGCGAGGCCTGA
- a CDS encoding YciI family protein has product MGAVERATRQRWFVKLEEGIVDKARFDAAVPAHRGWLAELEAAGHRPSSGYWRDRQGLSGAGGMLLFMASDRDEAERLVSCDPLVRQGCVRWVVHEWCVVAGELAGPPQEWNSSTSPELS; this is encoded by the coding sequence ATGGGCGCAGTGGAGCGGGCGACAAGACAGCGCTGGTTCGTGAAGCTCGAGGAGGGCATCGTGGACAAGGCACGCTTCGATGCGGCGGTGCCGGCCCATCGGGGCTGGCTGGCTGAGCTGGAGGCTGCGGGTCATCGCCCCAGCAGCGGCTACTGGAGGGATCGTCAGGGCCTCAGTGGAGCTGGCGGGATGTTGTTGTTCATGGCCAGCGATCGCGACGAGGCCGAACGGCTGGTCTCCTGCGATCCGCTGGTGCGCCAGGGCTGCGTGCGCTGGGTTGTGCACGAGTGGTGCGTGGTGGCAGGCGAGCTCGCTGGTCCCCCTCAGGAGTGGAACAGCAGCACCAGCCCTGAGCTGAGTTGA
- a CDS encoding SLOG family protein gives MSLSSAAVAQAAALSLPGLLPPPALAHRSVVIVAAGGRDLVWPQERIASALLQRSGGRPVHLLLHGGARGADRAIGRAAHQLGWRVQELAADWRRHGRAAGPIRNRLLLEQALVEAQTHTSPAFSASVLVIAFPGGAGTASLVQQARRCSSRAPVPVVVMEVPPPFSPEPLAA, from the coding sequence ATGAGCTTGTCCTCTGCTGCAGTGGCCCAGGCCGCTGCATTGTCTCTTCCTGGCCTGTTGCCGCCGCCGGCGTTGGCCCATCGCTCGGTCGTCATCGTCGCCGCTGGTGGCCGTGATCTCGTCTGGCCCCAGGAGCGCATCGCCTCCGCCCTGCTCCAGCGCAGCGGTGGCCGGCCTGTCCATCTGCTGCTGCATGGCGGGGCCCGTGGCGCTGATCGCGCTATCGGCCGCGCCGCCCATCAGCTCGGCTGGCGGGTCCAAGAGCTCGCCGCTGATTGGCGCCGCCATGGCCGCGCTGCGGGCCCCATCCGCAATCGCCTTCTGCTCGAACAGGCCCTGGTGGAGGCCCAGACCCACACCTCCCCAGCGTTCAGCGCCTCGGTGCTGGTGATCGCCTTCCCCGGCGGAGCAGGCACGGCCTCGCTGGTGCAGCAGGCCCGCCGCTGCTCCTCCCGTGCGCCGGTGCCGGTGGTGGTGATGGAAGTACCGCCGCCCTTCTCACCGGAGCCCCTCGCCGCCTGA
- a CDS encoding IS110 family transposase — protein sequence MGEPISAGKRRARLKVINPRSAGIDVGSRFHVVAVPVELDPNPVRKFSSFTKDLIALAEWLLAVGISTIAMESTGIYWVPLYEILSGKGIDVFLVNARHAKNVPGRKTDINDAQWLQQLHSYGLVRASFRPDQKITELRSYLRQRDQLVRYRSSHQQHIQKALMLMNLQLHHVVRDISGLTGRRIIDAILSGERDPERLASLRDRRCKESAATIAAALEGNYQDDHLFSLKIAVELFDTYSEKIRACELAAQSLMTELAGSDYQDPGSQPGDWKICGHGFAFNPTHLIQALSGHNLLRLPGLGPTTVLTLISECGLDMKRWPSAQHFVSWLGLSPQNRISGGKVLSSRTRQGTTRAGSAFWMAAVPLGRTNTALGAFQRRLAARAGKSKALIATARKLAILYYKTLRDGLVYQDPGAAAYQEESRDRQIRGLQRRAIALGFQLVASA from the coding sequence ATGGGAGAACCAATTTCAGCAGGCAAGCGCCGAGCTCGTCTGAAAGTCATTAACCCTCGTTCCGCTGGAATTGATGTCGGCAGTAGATTCCACGTTGTTGCTGTTCCTGTCGAGCTTGATCCGAATCCCGTCCGCAAGTTTTCAAGCTTCACAAAGGATCTAATCGCACTCGCCGAATGGCTGCTGGCAGTTGGAATTAGCACCATTGCCATGGAGTCCACTGGAATCTACTGGGTTCCGCTTTACGAGATTCTCTCTGGCAAAGGCATTGACGTCTTTCTTGTTAATGCCAGGCACGCCAAGAATGTTCCGGGCCGCAAGACGGATATCAACGATGCACAATGGCTTCAGCAGCTCCACAGCTACGGCCTGGTGAGAGCAAGCTTTCGTCCAGACCAAAAAATCACAGAACTACGCTCATATCTGCGGCAGCGTGATCAACTTGTTCGATACCGCTCGTCTCATCAGCAACACATCCAGAAGGCGCTGATGCTTATGAATCTTCAGCTTCATCATGTTGTCAGAGATATCAGCGGACTAACCGGTAGGCGAATCATCGATGCCATACTTTCAGGTGAGAGGGACCCCGAAAGACTCGCTTCTCTCCGAGACAGACGCTGCAAGGAGAGCGCGGCAACAATTGCGGCTGCTCTTGAGGGGAACTACCAAGACGATCACTTGTTCTCTTTGAAGATCGCAGTTGAGCTCTTTGACACCTATTCAGAGAAGATCAGGGCCTGCGAGCTTGCGGCACAATCATTGATGACAGAGCTTGCCGGCTCGGACTATCAAGATCCAGGCAGTCAACCTGGGGATTGGAAGATATGCGGACATGGCTTTGCATTTAACCCAACCCACCTAATTCAAGCCTTGTCAGGCCACAATCTTCTAAGGCTTCCGGGATTAGGACCAACAACAGTTCTCACGCTCATTAGTGAGTGTGGGTTGGACATGAAGCGCTGGCCCAGTGCCCAGCATTTTGTGTCATGGCTGGGACTCAGTCCTCAGAACAGGATCTCAGGGGGAAAGGTACTTTCTTCACGAACACGACAGGGCACTACGCGAGCAGGTAGTGCCTTTTGGATGGCTGCCGTACCGCTGGGAAGAACGAATACTGCACTGGGTGCTTTTCAACGTCGTCTGGCAGCACGTGCCGGAAAGAGTAAAGCATTAATTGCTACTGCCCGAAAGCTTGCCATTCTTTACTACAAGACGCTCCGTGATGGTTTGGTATATCAGGATCCCGGTGCTGCCGCATATCAGGAGGAATCAAGGGATCGTCAGATTCGTGGTCTCCAGCGACGCGCCATTGCCCTTGGTTTTCAACTTGTTGCCTCTGCTTGA
- the ilvC gene encoding ketol-acid reductoisomerase: MAQLFYDSDADLSLLNGKTVAIIGYGSQGHAHALNLKDSGVNVVVGLYEGSRSADKARADGLEVLSVADAAAKADWIMVLLPDEAQKAVYEAEIAPHLSAGKVLSFAHGFNIRFELIKPPADVDVVMIAPKGPGHTVRWEYQNGMGVPALFAIHQDASGNARGLAMAYAKGIGGTRAGILETNFKEETETDLFGEQAVLCGGLSELVKAGFETLVEAGYQPELAYFECLHEVKLIVDLMVKGGLTAMRDSISNTAEYGDYVSGPRLITADTKAEMKRILADIQDGTFARNFVAECEAGKPEMTKARNRDAAHPIEQVGKGLRSMFSWLKAA; this comes from the coding sequence ATGGCCCAGCTCTTCTACGACTCCGATGCTGATCTCAGCCTGCTGAACGGCAAGACGGTGGCGATCATCGGCTATGGCTCCCAGGGCCATGCCCATGCCCTCAACCTCAAGGACAGCGGCGTCAACGTGGTGGTGGGCCTGTATGAGGGCAGTCGCTCGGCCGACAAGGCCAGGGCCGATGGCCTGGAGGTGCTGAGTGTGGCCGATGCGGCCGCCAAGGCCGACTGGATCATGGTGCTGCTGCCCGATGAGGCCCAGAAAGCGGTGTATGAGGCGGAGATCGCGCCGCACCTGAGCGCCGGCAAGGTGCTGAGCTTCGCCCATGGGTTCAATATCCGCTTCGAGCTGATCAAGCCCCCCGCCGATGTGGATGTGGTGATGATCGCCCCCAAGGGCCCTGGGCACACGGTGCGCTGGGAGTACCAGAACGGCATGGGCGTGCCTGCCCTGTTCGCCATCCACCAGGACGCCTCCGGCAATGCCCGCGGCCTGGCGATGGCCTACGCCAAGGGCATCGGTGGGACCCGTGCCGGCATTCTCGAGACCAATTTCAAGGAAGAGACCGAGACCGATCTGTTCGGTGAGCAGGCCGTGCTCTGCGGTGGCCTCAGTGAGCTGGTCAAGGCTGGCTTCGAGACCCTGGTGGAGGCCGGCTACCAGCCGGAGCTGGCCTACTTCGAGTGCCTGCACGAAGTGAAGCTGATCGTCGATCTGATGGTGAAGGGCGGCCTCACCGCCATGCGCGACTCGATCTCCAACACCGCCGAATACGGCGACTATGTGAGCGGTCCGCGCCTGATCACGGCCGACACCAAGGCCGAGATGAAGCGCATCCTGGCCGACATCCAGGACGGTACCTTCGCCCGCAACTTCGTGGCCGAATGCGAGGCCGGCAAGCCCGAGATGACCAAGGCCCGCAATCGCGACGCCGCCCATCCGATCGAGCAGGTGGGCAAGGGTCTGCGTTCGATGTTCAGCTGGCTCAAGGCCGCCTGA
- a CDS encoding glycosyltransferase — translation MTALPTSIALVHEWFTPRAVGGAEAVVEQLDALLHPQLFALVDGESQRPGSWLHGRRIETSFIQTLPWGVSHVQQYLPLLPLAIEQLDLGGYPLVLSSNHLVAKGVITGPDQLHVSYVHTPVRYAWDQMHAYLARSALARSPLGPLIRGQLHRLRQWDVVSSSRVDHLIANSRFTARRIQRCWRRTATVVHPPVEVARFRWDQPRSDTYLSVCRLVPYKRVDLVVGAFNRLGLPLVVIGDGPERRRLEAMAGPNVQFLGHRPADEVTTWLQQCRAYVYAGLEDFGIAPVEAMAAGAPVIALGQGGLLDSVRCLESGAAQPTGLLFPDQSVESLAAALDHFHTERLWRRFPADAQHDWAQRFSPACFRRRMQERLETLWLAHRHRLAHARAPVPLEELPPIDGAA, via the coding sequence ATGACAGCCCTGCCCACCTCGATCGCGCTGGTGCACGAGTGGTTCACACCCCGGGCGGTGGGGGGGGCGGAGGCCGTGGTCGAGCAGCTCGATGCCCTGCTCCATCCCCAGCTCTTTGCCCTGGTGGATGGGGAGAGTCAGCGACCGGGGAGCTGGCTGCATGGCCGGCGGATTGAGACCTCCTTCATCCAGACGCTGCCGTGGGGCGTCAGCCATGTGCAGCAGTACCTGCCCCTATTGCCCCTGGCGATCGAGCAGCTCGACCTGGGCGGCTACCCGCTGGTGCTGAGCAGCAACCATCTGGTGGCCAAGGGTGTGATCACCGGACCCGATCAGCTGCATGTGAGCTATGTCCATACGCCGGTTCGATACGCCTGGGATCAGATGCATGCCTATCTGGCGCGCTCCGCCCTGGCGCGCAGTCCGCTCGGACCGCTGATCCGCGGCCAGCTGCATCGCCTGCGTCAGTGGGACGTGGTGAGCAGCAGCCGGGTCGACCATCTGATCGCCAATTCCCGCTTCACTGCCCGCCGGATCCAGCGCTGCTGGCGACGCACCGCCACGGTGGTGCATCCGCCGGTCGAGGTGGCTCGATTCCGCTGGGACCAGCCTCGCAGCGACACCTATCTCAGCGTCTGCAGGTTGGTGCCCTACAAGCGGGTCGATCTGGTGGTGGGAGCCTTCAATCGCCTCGGGTTACCGCTGGTGGTGATCGGCGATGGGCCCGAACGACGGCGACTCGAAGCCATGGCAGGCCCCAACGTCCAGTTTCTCGGCCACCGCCCCGCCGATGAGGTGACCACCTGGTTGCAACAGTGCCGTGCCTACGTCTATGCGGGGCTGGAGGATTTCGGGATCGCGCCGGTGGAGGCAATGGCGGCCGGCGCCCCTGTGATCGCGCTGGGGCAGGGCGGCCTGCTGGATAGTGTGCGTTGTCTGGAGAGCGGCGCGGCCCAGCCCACCGGGCTGTTGTTCCCTGATCAATCGGTGGAGAGCCTGGCGGCGGCCCTGGATCACTTCCACACGGAGCGGCTCTGGCGGCGGTTTCCCGCTGACGCCCAGCACGACTGGGCCCAGCGTTTCTCCCCGGCCTGCTTCCGTCGCCGCATGCAGGAGCGGTTGGAGACCCTGTGGCTAGCCCATCGCCACCGCCTCGCCCATGCCAGGGCCCCTGTGCCTCTGGAGGAGCTGCCACCGATTGATGGGGCGGCCTGA
- the cbiB gene encoding adenosylcobinamide-phosphate synthase CbiB, which yields MEASVLPPLLRLVPLAPMLAVLAGVALDRLVGDPQRWLHPVQVIGWGIGWFRRVAEDWAGDRPGRLRLAGTGLTLLVVGLSGLAGWQVERLTLVHPVALPLLVIALASALAGRSLEQAVRAVVAALPPFTSGRSPADLELARQRLAWIVGRDVDGLCRSEILRAAAETASENAVDGVFAPLFWMLLGALLWCAWPDRALVVLPGPLCLAWSFKAASTLDSMLGYRQGRLRWLGTAGARLDDLLTWLPCRLVALSLPLAAGRPGSALVNCRRALLQGRPDPSPNAGVSQAAYALAADVHLGGLNHYGGLQKLKPVLHAAGRPADALAVTRMLQLTRRLTGLWLLSALAIALALGGCIDVSPWSTQ from the coding sequence ATGGAGGCCTCTGTCCTGCCGCCGCTGCTGCGGCTGGTCCCCCTCGCCCCGATGCTCGCGGTTCTGGCGGGCGTGGCCCTGGATCGGCTGGTGGGTGATCCGCAGCGCTGGCTTCACCCGGTGCAGGTGATCGGCTGGGGCATCGGATGGTTCCGTCGGGTTGCTGAAGATTGGGCGGGCGATCGGCCCGGACGCTTGCGCCTGGCTGGCACCGGCCTCACCCTGCTGGTGGTCGGTCTGAGCGGCCTGGCTGGTTGGCAGGTCGAGCGGCTGACCCTTGTGCATCCGGTCGCGCTGCCGCTGCTGGTGATCGCCCTGGCCAGTGCTCTGGCCGGCCGCAGCCTGGAGCAGGCTGTCCGGGCCGTCGTCGCGGCTCTGCCGCCGTTCACGTCAGGGCGCTCGCCCGCTGATCTGGAGCTGGCCCGCCAGCGGCTGGCCTGGATCGTGGGCCGCGATGTGGATGGCCTGTGCCGCTCTGAGATCCTGCGGGCTGCCGCGGAAACCGCCAGCGAGAACGCGGTGGATGGTGTGTTCGCGCCCCTGTTCTGGATGCTGCTGGGTGCGCTGCTCTGGTGCGCCTGGCCTGATCGTGCTCTGGTCGTCCTGCCCGGCCCCCTCTGCCTGGCCTGGAGCTTCAAGGCGGCCAGCACCCTGGATTCGATGCTCGGTTACCGCCAGGGCCGTCTGCGTTGGCTCGGCACCGCCGGCGCCCGCCTCGATGATCTGCTCACCTGGCTGCCCTGCCGGCTGGTGGCCCTGAGCCTGCCGTTGGCGGCGGGTCGGCCAGGTTCAGCCCTGGTGAATTGTCGCCGGGCTCTGTTGCAGGGGAGGCCGGACCCGTCCCCCAATGCAGGCGTCTCTCAAGCCGCCTATGCCCTGGCAGCGGATGTGCACCTGGGGGGGCTGAACCATTACGGCGGCCTACAGAAGCTGAAGCCGGTGCTCCATGCCGCCGGAAGGCCCGCCGATGCACTGGCGGTGACCCGCATGCTTCAGCTCACCAGACGGCTCACGGGGCTGTGGTTGCTGTCGGCCCTCGCCATTGCCCTTGCCCTTGGCGGTTGCATTGACGTGTCACCGTGGTCGACTCAGTAA
- a CDS encoding transposase: protein MQPPYDAALRQAVRLRMSPPNLESVAEIARDTGITAQTIYNWRSQWQKQGQLVPATNRPPEQWSAADKLAAVIQAAGLNGSELGSFCRERGLYPKQVARWRQAAEDANGPSAPSMADQRELQRKNQELVRRNRQLERELQKKEKALTEAATLLMLSKKFNQIFQPDEDP, encoded by the coding sequence ATGCAACCGCCCTATGACGCCGCTCTGCGGCAAGCCGTCCGCCTGCGGATGAGCCCTCCGAACCTTGAGAGCGTGGCTGAGATCGCCCGCGACACCGGGATCACGGCGCAGACCATCTACAACTGGCGGAGCCAGTGGCAGAAGCAGGGCCAGCTGGTGCCTGCCACGAACCGGCCGCCGGAGCAGTGGAGCGCTGCCGACAAGCTGGCAGCCGTGATCCAGGCCGCAGGACTGAACGGAAGCGAGCTCGGGTCGTTCTGCAGGGAGCGGGGGCTGTACCCCAAGCAGGTTGCCCGTTGGCGCCAGGCCGCCGAGGATGCCAATGGCCCCAGCGCGCCGAGCATGGCTGATCAGCGGGAACTGCAACGCAAGAATCAGGAACTGGTCCGGCGGAATCGCCAGCTGGAGCGTGAATTGCAGAAGAAAGAAAAAGCACTGACAGAAGCGGCGACGTTGTTGATGCTCTCAAAAAAGTTCAACCAGATCTTTCAACCGGACGAGGATCCTTGA